Proteins from a single region of Macrotis lagotis isolate mMagLag1 chromosome 2, bilby.v1.9.chrom.fasta, whole genome shotgun sequence:
- the SMAGP gene encoding small cell adhesion glycoprotein yields the protein MTGLPTPPPAKADELMSTPLLQATETLTPTAVANTAVIAGVLTVVFITLLSVLIIIIIYLYKNKGSYITYEPAGGEASATLQMENDSVQGKKEEYFI from the exons ATGACAGGCCTCCCAACCCCACCTCCTGCAAAAG CTGATGAGCTGATGTCCACTCCACTCCTACAGGCCACTGAAACCCTGACTCCTACAGCTGTTGCCAACACTGCAGTCATTGCAG GTGTTCTCACAGTGGTTTTCATCACCCTGCTCTCAGTCctgatcatcatcattatttaccTGTACAAGAACAAAGGCAGCTATATCACCTATGAGCCTGCGGGAGGAGAAGCCAGTGCAACCCTGCAAATGGAGAATGACTCGGTccaggggaagaaggaggaataTTTCATCTGA